In Bos taurus isolate L1 Dominette 01449 registration number 42190680 breed Hereford chromosome 9, ARS-UCD2.0, whole genome shotgun sequence, a single genomic region encodes these proteins:
- the ABRACL gene encoding costars family protein ABRACL, with protein MNVDHEVKLLVEEIHRLGSKNADGKLSVKFGVLFQDDKCANLFEALVGTLKAAKRRKIITYSGELLLQGVHDDVDIILLQD; from the exons ATGAATGTGGATCATGAAGTTAAACTCTTAGTGGAGGAAATTCATCGTCTTGGTTCAAAAA ATGCTGATGGAAAATTAAGTGTGAAATTTGGGGTCCTCTTCCAAGATGACAAATGTGCCAACCTCTTTGAAGCACTGGTAGGGACTCTCAAAGCGGCAAAACGAAGGAAGATTATTACATACTCAGGAGAGCTGCTTTTGCAGGGTGTTCATGATGATGTTGACATTATATTGCTTCAAGATTAA